From the genome of Triticum aestivum cultivar Chinese Spring chromosome 3B, IWGSC CS RefSeq v2.1, whole genome shotgun sequence, one region includes:
- the LOC123067264 gene encoding mitogen-activated protein kinase kinase 3-like, which produces MSDSFMVIFDLPEVITGLWKKSKNYEYQERPPHRGLSQFPQNHTSYKPDARPTCEQLLSHPFIKRYEEAGVDLAAYVGGVVDPTESLKQIAEMLAVHYYLLFNGSDGSWNHMKTLYMEESSFSFLGNVCVEQSVIFDTLSTIRNKLKGDQPGGGIVHVVEKIHYGANGEREITVRVFGPFIVGNQFLVLGEGLQAEGMPSLDELTVDIPRIRVGQFREQFIMQPGISMECYYISRQDLYIIQS; this is translated from the exons ATGTCAGACAG cttcatggtcatatttgaccttccagaagtcaTCACCGGTCTGTGGAAAAAGTCAAAGAATTATGAGTATCAAGAAAG gccaccccatagagggttgagccagttccccCAAAATCATACGTCTTACAAGCCTGATGCAAGGCCTACATGTGAGCAACTTCTGTCACACCCATTCATCAAGCGGTACGAGGAAGCCGGCGTCGACTTGGCGGCATACGTCGGGGGTGTTGTGGATCCAACAGAAAGCTTGAAACAAATAGCTGAGATGCTTGCTGTTCATTATTACCTCCTGTTCAATGGCTCTGATGGGTCCTGGAATCATATGAAGACATTGTACATGGAGGAATCATCTTTCAGCTTCTTAGGGAATGTGTGTGTCGAGCAAAGTGTCATATTTGATACTCTGTCAACTATAAGAAACAAGTTGAAAGGTGATCAGCCCGGTGGGGGAATTGTTCATGTTGTTGAGAAGATACATTATGGTGCAAATGGGGAAAGAGAGATCACTGTTCGTGTGTTCGGACCATTCATTGTGGGCAACCAATTTCTAGTACTTGGTGAAGGGCTGCAAGCCGAAGGGATGCCCAGCCTGGACGAGCTCACGGTTGACATTCCAAGAATTCGGGTAGGTCAGTTCCGGGAGCAGTTCATCATGCAGCCAGGGATTTCCATGGAATGCTATTACATATCAAGACAAGATCTCTACATCATCCAGTCCTAG
- the LOC123068510 gene encoding F-box protein GID2 produces the protein MKGPSGSSGGRDPWAPPPGSGGGGGGGSSEPAKKQQRTAASSSQADEASTSSSSSSQPPPQQPPPAPDGGDVPYLGEDLMFEVLRRAEARTLASAACVSRGWRALAQDERLWEAACVREWADLGFSEQQLRAVVLSLGGFRRLHAVSIRPIQRRRAGVPAAPAQGRGRQQPPPRLGRDQVQLSLSLFSIGFFQSMPNQPPPKKKDEGDGSDKGGGGRCG, from the coding sequence ATGAAGGGCCCTTCCGGTTCCTCGGGCGGCCGCGATCCGTGGGCGCCTCCTCCCGgttctggtggtggcggcggcggcggatccagcGAGCCGGCCAAGAAGCAGCAGCGGACCGCCGCGAGCTCGAGCCAGGCCGACGAggcgtccacctcctcctcctcctcctcacagcctCCGCCACAGCAGCCGCCGCCTGCGCCGGATGGGGGAGATGTGCCGTATCTGGGGGAGGACCTGATGTTCGAGGTGCTGCGGCGGGCGGAGGCGCGGACGCTGGCCTCGGCGGCGTGCGTGAGCCGGGGCTGGCGGGCCCTCGCGCAGGACGAGCGGCTCTGGGAGGCCGCCTGCGTGCGCGAGTGGGCCGACCTCGGCTTCTCCGAGCAGCAGCTCCGCGCCGTCGTGCTCTCGCTGGGCGGCTTCCGACGCTTGCACGCCGTCTCCATCCGGCCCATCCAGCGGCGCCGTGCTGGTGTTCCTGCTGCGCCTGCACAGGGAAGGGGAAGGCAGCAGCCTCCTCCCAGGCTGGGCCGGGACCAGGTCCAGCTGTCGCTGTCGCTGTTCTCGATCGGGTTCTTTCAGAGCATGCCTAATCAGCCCCCTCCTAAGAAGAAAGATGAGGGTGATGGCAGTGATAAGGGTGGAGGTGGGCGGTGCGGGTGA
- the LOC123068509 gene encoding 14-3-3-like protein B, which produces MAQPAKLSREENVYMAKLAEQAERYEEMVEFMEKVAKTVDSEELTVEERNLLSVAYKNVIGARRASWRIISSIEQKEESRGNEDRVTLIKDYRGKIEVELTKICDGILKLLDSHLVPSSTAPESKVFYLKMKGDYYRYLAEFKSGTERKDAAENTMVAYKAAQEIALKELPPTHPIRLGLALNFSVFYYEILNSPDRACDLAKQAFDEAISELDSLSEESYKDSTLIMQLLRDNLTLWTSDISEDAAEEMKDAPKGESGDGQ; this is translated from the exons ATGGCGCAGCCTGCTAAGCTTTCCCGTGAGGAGAATGTGTACATGGCTAAGCTTGCAGAGCAGGCTGAGAGGTACGAAGAGATGGTCGAGTTCATGGAGAAGGTGGCCAAGACAGTTGACTCCGAGGAGCTCACCGTCGAGGAGCGCAACCTTCTGTCAGTTGCTTACAAGAATGTTATTGGTGCCCGCCGTGCCTCGTGGCGCATCATTTCCTCCATCGAGCAGAAGGAAGAGAGCCGTGGCAACGAGGACCGTGTCACACTCATCAAGGACTACCGTGGAAAGATTGAGGTTGAGCTCACTAAGATCTGTGATGGTATCCTCAAGCTTCTTGATTCCCACCTTGTCCCCTCATCCACCGCTCCAGAGTCCAAGGTCTTCTACCTGAAGATGAAGGGTGATTACTATAG GTACCTTGCAGAGTTCAAGAGTGGAACTGAGAGGAAGGATGCTGCTGAGAACACCATGGTGGCATACAAAGCTGCTCAG GAGATTGCACTGAAAGAGCTGCCCCCGACTCATCCTATTAGGCTTGGGCTGGCACTCAACTTCTCGGTGTTCTATTATGAGATCCTCAACTCTCCAGACCGTGCTTGTGACCTCGCCAAGCAG GCTTTTGATGAGGCTATCTCAGAACTGGACTCTCTGAGCGAGGAGTCGTACAAGGACAGCACTTTGATCATGCAGCTTCTGCGTGATAACCTGACGCTGTGGACTTCGGACATCTCG GAGGACGCTGCTGAAGAAATGAAGGATGCTCCCAAGGGTGAATCTGGAGATGGACAGTAA